A genomic stretch from Ictalurus punctatus breed USDA103 chromosome 2, Coco_2.0, whole genome shotgun sequence includes:
- the cbx4 gene encoding E3 SUMO-protein ligase CBX4, translated as MDLPAVGEHVFAVEGIEKKRIRKGRTEYLVKWRGWSPRYNTWEPEENILDPRLLVAFQNRERQEQQMGYRKRGPKPKHLLIQLPAFARRSSILADLQETSLDEENQFKLDSLQMHRSQPQHYQLNSKKHHQYQPNGKEIPAEAHTNGKKKHFYQLNSKKHHHYQPDPKMYDQQTTKPKEVKGHDPSIKGWNLPPALQQKWVRDKDTGSLNKVKDLATEHKQLLIPANKEDQMVKTTSKDPLLSSGISSKMKIIRNKNKNGRIVIVMSKYMDNGVQPSKVKNRDSPGTEKPKQTEESINGNAANLVKVTAGQDNGASIHSGDSACVTSEFVHKVPHKKFELAKAKLNTEAGHRTEQDMNKINLSHNHSLQLSTKTRSSPISAGEDTPSQKDSTNHHLSHRKRNLSEPNKPASDCKKFLSSRSISAPNPVIFSPQREPIDLHCSGQINSRGYSYNVTNSIPDEPIDLSCGRTRYAEVPTESHVAVDNTPEASEKSEEPVSYFKPFSGNIIITDVTTNCLTVTFKEYVSV; from the exons ATGGATCTACCTGCCGTCGGAGAGCACGTCTTCGCGGTGGAGGGCATCGAGAAGAAGCGCATACGGAAG GGTAGAACCGAATATCTGGTGAAGTGGAGAGGATGGTCGCCGAG atACAACACATGGGAACCGGAGGAGAACATCCTCGACCCGCGCCTTCTCGTCGCCTTCCAAAACAG agagagacaggagcaGCAGATGGGATATCGCAAAAGAGGACCTAAACCCAAACATCTTCTGATCCAG TTACCTGCATTTGCACGGAGGTCAAGCATCCTTGCTGATCTTCAGGAGACATCACTAGATGAGGAGAACCAGTTCAAACTGGATTCACTTCAGATGCACCGGTCACAGCCTCAGCATTACCAGCTCAATAGCAAAAAACATCACCAGTACCAGCCCAACGGCAAGGAGATCCCAGCAGAAGCTCACACTAATGGCAAGAAGAAGCACTTCTATCAGCTAAACAGCAAGAAACACCATCATTACCAACCAGACCCTAAGATGTATGACCAGCAAACCACAAAGCCTAAAGAGGTTAAAGGGCATGACCCATCTATTAAAGGATGGAACCTCCCTCCAGCCTTGCAACAGAAATGGGTGCGTGACAAGGACACTGGTAGCTTGAATAAAGTGAAAGATCTAGCTACGGAGCATAAGCAACTGCTTATTCCCGCTAACAAAGAAGACCAAATGGTAAAGACAACCTCAAAGGATCCTTTGCTTTCCAGTGGCATCAGCAGTAAGATGAAGATCAtcaggaacaaaaacaaaaatggcagAATTGTCATTGTCATGAGCAAGTACATGGATAATGGGGTCCAGCCTTCCAAAGTGAAAAACAGGGATTCTCCCGGAAcagagaaaccaaaacaaactgaGGAGTCTATAAATGGCAATGCAGCCAATCTTGTAAAAGTGACAGCAGGGCAGGACAATGGTGCTTCTATCCACTCAGGAGACAGTGCATGTGTTACCAGTGAATTTGTTCACAAAGTGCCCCACAAAAAGTTTGAGCTCGCAAAAGCAAAATTGAACACTGAGGCAGGTCACAGAACAGAACAAGACATGAATAAGATCAATTTATCACACAATCACTCTCTGCAACTGTCCACCAAAACTAGGTCTTCACCCATATCAGCTGGGGAAGACACTCCATCGCAAAAGGACTCCACCAACCACCATCTCAGCCATCGTAAACGGAACCTGTCAGAACCTAACAAGCCGGCAAGTGATTGTAAGAAGTTCCTCAGCTCCAGAAGTATCAGTGCTCCCAATCCGGTCATCTTTTCCCCTCAGAGGGAACCTATAGACCTGCACTGTTCTGGCCAAATCAACAGTAGGGGCTACAGCTACAATGTTACCAACAGCATTCCAGATGAACCAATCGACTTAAGCTGTGGGAGGACTAGGTATGCAGAAGTGCCCACAGAGTCCCATGTCGCAGTGGATAACACACCTGAGGCTTCAGAAAAGTCAGAAGAACCAGTCAGCTATTTTAAGCCATTTTCAGGTAACATCATCATTACGGATGTCACCACAAACTGTCTGACTGTGACCTTTAAGGAATATGTCTCCGTTTAA